The Pseudomonas sp. FP2309 genomic sequence AATGCGCAGATTAGCCACGCTTAGAAGTCCGCATCCCATTCCACCTTCATCTCGCCTGCGACCAGGTCGACTGCCAACACGCATTGCTCCGTATAGGGCAACAGGCGTTCGCGATCATCCAGGCTGCCTGCGCAAGGCTTGACCACCATTACATCATTGGCGCCGGTTTCCAGAAGATGGTCGATTTTCCCGAACAGTTGCCCGAGTTGATCGATAACCTTCAGACCTTCCAGCTGGTACCAGTAGTACTCGCCGTCGGTCAATTCAGGGAACAGGTTGCGCGGCACGCAGATCTCATAACCGGCCAGAAGACGAGCTTCTTCACGGTCATCAAGACCCTTGAGCTTTGCGACCAGGAACTTATCGCTCCCGCGTCCACTGACCAGCTCGACCTGTTTCACACTACCTTCGCGCTTAAGCGTCCAGGTTTTGTACTGCAACAGGTTTTCAGTCGGATCAGTAAAGGAATACACCTTCACCTCGCCGCGAACGCCATGAACAGAGTAAATCTTGCCGATAACGATCAAATCATCAGCAACAGCTGGCGTCGCGTTCATATTGCTCAGGCTGCGGCCTTAGCCGAGTCCTTCAACAGTTTTGCTACGCGCTCGGATGGCTGTGCGCCAACGCTCAGCCAGTAGGCTACGCGCTCTTGGTTCACGGACAGACGAACTTCTTGACCACGAGCAACAGGGTTGAAGAAACCAACCTGTTCCTTGTGCGAACCGTCGCGCGGGTTGCGGCTGTCGGTTACGGTCAAGTGGTAAAACGGGCGCTTTTTGGAGCCGCCAAGGGCAAGACGGATTGTTAGCATGTGAACATCGTTCCTGTAGTCGGTGCTGCAAATCTAAATGCACAGCGGGCATAGGTGCCCGAAAGGCCGCATATTCTAAGGAATATCCGGACTTTTGCAAATGTCTTTTTCTGGCGCCTACCGCGTGCCATTCAGATCTGCTAGAGAGCCGTCGGTTAAAACGGCGAGTCAGCCCCCCGCCAACGGCGGGTTTGCTGGAGATCCCACATCCCTGTGGGTCGGAGCGCAAGCGAACCTGCGCGCGAATTTTTTACATTTTCGGCATGCCGCCGCCAGGCAACATACCGCCCATGCCGCGCATCATCTTGGCCATTCCGCCCTTGGCGGAGAATTTCTTCATCATCTTCTGCATCTGCTTGTGCTGCTTGATCAAGCGACCGATGTCCTGCACCTGGGTGCCGGAGCCCATGGCGATCCGACGTTTGCGCGAACCGCTGATCAGCTCAGGGTCACGGCGCTCGGCGGGGGTCATGGAATTGATGATGGCTTCCATCTGCTTGAACTGCTTCTCTGCCGCGCCCTGGGCATTGCCCATTTGCGCCAGGTTCACACCGCCGATGTTCGGCAGCTTGTCCATCAAGCCGCCGAGGCCGCCCATGTTCTTCATTTGTTGCAGCTGATCGCGGAAGTCTTCGAGATCGAAGCCTTTGCCCTTCTTCAGCTTTTTGGCCAGCTTGTCGGCCTTGTCTTTGTCGAGGGTCGCTTCGGCCTGTTCGATCAGGCTGAGCACGTCACCCATGCCGAGGATGCGCGAGGCGATACGCTCAGGGTGGAACGGCTCGAGCGCGTCGCTCTTCTCGCCCATACCGATGAACTTGATCGGCTTGCCGGTAATGGCACGCACCGACAGCGCGGCGCCGCCACGGGCATCACCGTCGACCTTGGTGAGGATCACGCCGGTCAGCGGCAGTGCATCACCGAAAGCCTTGGCGGTGTTGGCCGCATCCTGGCCGGTCATGGCATCGACCACGAACAGCGTCTCGACCGGGTTGATCGCGGCGTGCAACGCCTTGATCTCACCCATCATCTCTTCGTCGATGTGCAGGCGACCGGCGGTATCGACAATGACCACGTCGATGAATTTGAGCCTGGCTTCTTTAATAGCCGCGTTGGCGATGTCGACCGGCTTCTGGCTCAGGTCGGACGGGAAGAAGGTCACGCCCACTTCGCCCGCGAGCATTTCCAACTGCTTGATAGCGGCCGGACGGTAAACGTCCGCCGACACCACCATCACCGACTTCTTCTTGCGCTCCTTAAGGAAGCGCGCCAGCTTGCCCGCGGTGGTGGTTTTACCCGCACCTTGCAGACCGGCCATCAGCACGACGGCCGGCGGCACGGCACTGAGGTTCAGGTCTTCGTTGGCCGCGCCCATCAGGCTTTCGAGTTCGGCCTGGACGATCTTCACAAAGGCCTGGCCCGGGGTCAGGCTGCGCGACACTTCAGTGCCGACCGCACGCTCCTTGACCGAGTTGACGAAGTCCTTGACCACGGGCAAGGCCACGTCGGCTTCCAGCAACGCCATGCGCACTTCGCGCAGGGTGTCTTTAATATTGTCCTCGGTCAGCTTGGCCTTGCCGGTGACATGGCGCAGCGTCTGCGAGAGACGGTCAGTCAAGTTTTCAAACATGCGCGATCCTTTCAGGCCCTAATTCATCGAAATGCAATGGTAGACCGAGGTAATGGCGGCCCAGGCTGTGGTAAATCGCTATTAAAAACAGCGCTCGGCGAGCCTGCGGCGTGGGCAGGTCGCGGATTATAGCGAAGACTGCGCCCATGCACACCCGCT encodes the following:
- the ffh gene encoding signal recognition particle protein, translating into MFENLTDRLSQTLRHVTGKAKLTEDNIKDTLREVRMALLEADVALPVVKDFVNSVKERAVGTEVSRSLTPGQAFVKIVQAELESLMGAANEDLNLSAVPPAVVLMAGLQGAGKTTTAGKLARFLKERKKKSVMVVSADVYRPAAIKQLEMLAGEVGVTFFPSDLSQKPVDIANAAIKEARLKFIDVVIVDTAGRLHIDEEMMGEIKALHAAINPVETLFVVDAMTGQDAANTAKAFGDALPLTGVILTKVDGDARGGAALSVRAITGKPIKFIGMGEKSDALEPFHPERIASRILGMGDVLSLIEQAEATLDKDKADKLAKKLKKGKGFDLEDFRDQLQQMKNMGGLGGLMDKLPNIGGVNLAQMGNAQGAAEKQFKQMEAIINSMTPAERRDPELISGSRKRRIAMGSGTQVQDIGRLIKQHKQMQKMMKKFSAKGGMAKMMRGMGGMLPGGGMPKM
- the rpsP gene encoding 30S ribosomal protein S16; this encodes MLTIRLALGGSKKRPFYHLTVTDSRNPRDGSHKEQVGFFNPVARGQEVRLSVNQERVAYWLSVGAQPSERVAKLLKDSAKAAA
- the rimM gene encoding ribosome maturation factor RimM (Essential for efficient processing of 16S rRNA), which produces MNATPAVADDLIVIGKIYSVHGVRGEVKVYSFTDPTENLLQYKTWTLKREGSVKQVELVSGRGSDKFLVAKLKGLDDREEARLLAGYEICVPRNLFPELTDGEYYWYQLEGLKVIDQLGQLFGKIDHLLETGANDVMVVKPCAGSLDDRERLLPYTEQCVLAVDLVAGEMKVEWDADF